The following are encoded together in the Thalassolituus oleivorans MIL-1 genome:
- a CDS encoding phage tail tube protein, whose protein sequence is MAKVAKKLFFDIDGIGRINAMPGATFTLGGNNRTSVNADTGPVGFSEEPVEPKITGIQVPNDGTVSMEQIDALTNVNVTIQDDNGKTYIQSGSYTPAPCSQSNGMISFDFTGLRTDPVS, encoded by the coding sequence ATGGCTAAAGTCGCTAAAAAACTATTTTTTGATATCGATGGCATTGGGCGCATTAATGCTATGCCAGGTGCAACGTTCACCCTAGGCGGAAATAACCGCACGTCAGTAAATGCAGACACTGGCCCTGTGGGTTTCAGCGAGGAGCCTGTGGAGCCAAAAATCACCGGCATTCAAGTGCCAAACGATGGCACGGTAAGCATGGAGCAAATCGATGCACTCACTAACGTCAACGTCACTATTCAGGATGACAACGGCAAAACCTATATCCAAAGCGGCAGCTATACGCCTGCCCCATGCTCTCAAAGTAACGGCATGATCAGCTTTGACTTTACTGGTTTGCGCACAGATCCGGTGAGCTGA
- a CDS encoding DUF2635 domain-containing protein gives MSDKLKVKPAEGVNVRRIENGKHIAAAGEEVPNNSFYRRRIKDGDLIDINAGKSDTKVAAKKELK, from the coding sequence ATGAGCGACAAACTAAAAGTAAAACCCGCCGAAGGCGTTAACGTCCGCCGTATCGAAAACGGCAAACACATTGCCGCCGCAGGCGAAGAAGTCCCAAACAATTCGTTTTATCGCCGCCGCATTAAAGATGGCGATTTAATTGATATTAATGCCGGTAAGTCTGACACCAAAGTTGCTGCTAAAAAGGAGCTTAAATAA
- a CDS encoding phage tail sheath subtilisin-like domain-containing protein codes for MPISFDAIPALRTPGTYIEFNNELAGATSTEFKAVIYGQRLTTGTVAEGIPTRVTDPAQASKYFGLGSMLHKMCSKFLTANATTPVYVIALDDNAAGTAAAGTITVTAAPTTAGTLYVYVGGESVSVGIASDDAIADVATNIAAAINAATYLPVTAAAAAGVVTVTARHKGEVFNGLQLHASYYDEAQPDGLAITFVNLTGGAGNPDVTTAIDAMGDVWYNWIVNPYTDTANLLALKTELDNRYGPLVQQGARAFAAYSGTLSATATFGEGHNSPHLSVLGTNGAVTPIYECAAINGAVAAFNLAIDPARPLQTLKLVGMLPPKADRWIRAERDSLLYDGIATYKVDPDGTCRIERQITTYQTNASGLPDASYLDINTPETLERIRYEQRATIAQNYPRHKLADDGTNYGAGQAIVTPKLVKATLIALYRDFESRGWAEGFDIYVNNLIVERDISDRNRINWRDTPNLVNQARVFAGKTQFIL; via the coding sequence ATGCCTATTTCATTTGACGCTATCCCAGCGCTTCGCACACCTGGCACGTATATCGAATTTAATAATGAGTTAGCCGGTGCAACATCCACTGAATTTAAAGCCGTAATTTACGGTCAGCGCTTAACCACCGGCACAGTTGCCGAAGGTATACCGACTCGCGTGACCGATCCTGCGCAAGCGTCTAAATATTTCGGCCTTGGCTCAATGCTGCATAAAATGTGCAGCAAGTTTTTAACAGCCAACGCAACAACGCCGGTGTACGTAATTGCGTTAGATGACAATGCCGCTGGCACCGCTGCCGCTGGCACAATTACTGTCACCGCTGCACCAACAACCGCAGGCACATTATATGTGTACGTCGGTGGTGAATCTGTGTCGGTAGGTATCGCATCAGACGACGCAATTGCAGATGTCGCGACAAACATCGCCGCCGCAATTAACGCCGCAACGTATTTGCCAGTAACTGCCGCCGCCGCTGCCGGAGTCGTCACCGTCACCGCACGTCATAAAGGCGAAGTATTTAACGGCCTGCAATTGCACGCCTCTTACTACGACGAAGCCCAACCCGACGGCCTAGCAATTACGTTTGTTAATTTAACCGGCGGCGCAGGCAACCCGGACGTAACGACTGCCATCGATGCGATGGGTGACGTTTGGTACAACTGGATCGTCAACCCATACACAGACACTGCGAATTTATTAGCGCTTAAAACCGAGTTAGATAATCGCTACGGCCCGCTCGTGCAACAAGGTGCGCGTGCATTCGCAGCATACAGCGGCACCTTGTCTGCTACCGCAACATTTGGCGAAGGTCATAACAGCCCGCATTTATCTGTACTGGGCACCAACGGCGCAGTAACACCTATTTACGAATGCGCAGCAATTAACGGTGCAGTTGCTGCATTTAATTTAGCGATTGATCCAGCACGTCCGCTGCAAACATTAAAGCTGGTCGGTATGTTGCCGCCCAAGGCTGACCGTTGGATTCGCGCCGAACGCGACTCGTTATTGTATGACGGGATCGCAACGTACAAAGTCGATCCGGATGGTACGTGTCGTATTGAGCGTCAAATCACAACGTATCAGACCAATGCGTCAGGTTTACCTGATGCGTCGTACTTAGATATCAATACGCCAGAAACCCTAGAGCGTATACGCTACGAACAACGCGCAACCATCGCGCAAAACTACCCTCGCCATAAGTTAGCCGATGACGGCACAAATTACGGCGCAGGCCAAGCGATCGTAACGCCCAAGTTAGTTAAAGCCACATTAATTGCGCTTTATCGTGATTTTGAATCACGCGGCTGGGCCGAAGGGTTTGACATCTACGTTAACAATTTAATTGTTGAGCGCGACATCTCCGATCGCAATCGCATCAACTGGCGCGACACGCCAAATCTCGTTAATCAGGCCCGCGTGTTCGCGGGCAAAACACAGTTTATTTTATAA
- a CDS encoding DUF935 domain-containing protein → MADSTILDHNGQPFKKSDLSKEVAHASLTGVRSVWNWGSEAEYITPERLGAILRAANEGDAIAYLTLAEEMEERDPHYGSVLGTRKRAVSGLPVSVESFSDAAADVKLADAVRDLIRRPEFGDMTDDCLDAIAKGYSVVEMNWDTKRTPWTPRDRNELVDGEWHEVEGYVWRDPRFFMYDRVQGRQLRLIDEEDTYNGKALPPHRFIIHRPRLKSGLPIRGGLARLAAVAYMCKAYTITDWMSFAEVFGMPLRVGKYGTGATTEDINTLINAVANIGTDAAAVIPESMRIEFEAAGNSTGGADLFKNLAEYLDKQISKAVLGQTASADGTPGALGNSDSQDEVRQDILESDARQLSNTLNKYLVRSFIDLNFGPQENYPRIMITAEDQEDTSALVDNVVKLLPFGFTVETSVMRDRLGVPDPAAGAEVLAVATAPTAPEQPQPNQTALNQQQSCGCHACTQALHTAHNRELPSVLDDLEDEGLEGWQQQMNPLLNPIKELLDSVSTPEEFADGLEDLLEDMADTKLVKNLARLMFLARGLGEGETDGEQS, encoded by the coding sequence ATGGCAGACAGCACAATTTTAGATCACAACGGCCAGCCGTTTAAAAAGTCAGACCTCAGCAAAGAAGTGGCCCACGCATCGCTTACCGGCGTGCGCAGCGTGTGGAACTGGGGCAGCGAAGCCGAATACATAACGCCCGAACGACTGGGCGCAATCTTGCGCGCCGCAAACGAAGGCGACGCAATCGCATACCTAACCCTTGCCGAAGAGATGGAAGAGCGCGACCCGCACTATGGCTCAGTGCTCGGCACTCGCAAGCGTGCTGTGTCGGGCTTGCCCGTCAGTGTCGAATCATTCAGCGACGCCGCCGCCGACGTAAAACTAGCAGACGCCGTCCGCGATCTTATCCGTCGCCCAGAATTCGGCGACATGACCGACGACTGCCTAGACGCGATCGCAAAAGGCTATTCAGTCGTCGAAATGAACTGGGATACCAAGCGCACGCCCTGGACACCCCGCGATCGCAACGAGTTAGTAGACGGCGAATGGCATGAGGTAGAAGGCTACGTCTGGAGAGATCCGCGCTTCTTTATGTACGACCGTGTACAAGGCCGTCAGCTGCGGTTAATAGATGAAGAAGACACCTACAACGGCAAAGCGCTGCCACCGCATCGTTTTATTATTCACCGCCCGCGCTTAAAGTCAGGCTTGCCGATCCGTGGTGGTCTAGCGCGTTTAGCAGCCGTAGCCTACATGTGCAAGGCATACACAATCACAGATTGGATGTCATTTGCAGAAGTCTTTGGCATGCCGCTGCGCGTTGGCAAGTACGGCACCGGCGCAACCACCGAAGACATCAACACCCTTATTAATGCCGTGGCCAACATAGGCACCGATGCCGCCGCCGTCATCCCCGAATCCATGCGCATCGAGTTCGAAGCCGCAGGCAACAGCACTGGCGGTGCCGATCTCTTCAAAAACCTAGCCGAGTATTTAGACAAACAAATCTCAAAAGCTGTGCTCGGCCAAACCGCATCAGCAGACGGCACACCAGGCGCGTTAGGCAACTCAGACTCGCAAGACGAAGTTCGCCAGGATATTTTAGAGTCCGACGCACGCCAGCTCAGCAACACACTCAACAAATACCTGGTACGCTCATTCATCGATCTTAACTTCGGACCGCAAGAAAACTACCCGCGCATCATGATCACGGCAGAAGACCAAGAAGACACCAGCGCACTCGTCGACAACGTCGTGAAGCTGCTCCCATTCGGTTTTACAGTCGAAACATCCGTCATGCGCGATCGCCTTGGCGTGCCAGATCCCGCAGCCGGTGCCGAAGTGCTAGCCGTTGCCACTGCTCCAACAGCACCAGAGCAACCACAGCCAAACCAAACCGCACTCAACCAGCAACAGTCGTGTGGCTGCCATGCTTGCACCCAAGCGCTGCACACCGCGCACAATCGCGAGCTGCCAAGCGTGTTGGATGATCTCGAAGACGAAGGGCTAGAAGGCTGGCAACAACAAATGAACCCGCTTTTAAACCCCATTAAAGAACTGTTAGACAGCGTCTCAACACCCGAAGAATTTGCAGACGGCTTAGAAGATCTTCTCGAAGATATGGCCGACACCAAGCTCGTTAAAAACCTAGCGCGGCTAATGTTCCTGGCACGCGGTCTAGGCGAAGGCGAAACCGACGGAGAGCAAAGCTAA
- a CDS encoding phage protease, translating into MKKQIPLLHIALNAEQSNLSLETALCFELPEDGTIPEWVPLIPVGEVLGRDGRKWQNKNPTAVIGYTVASNREQPLDYEHSTELKAPKGEEAPAAGWFKEYRVSNGHIEGRLVLNPRGLASVQNREYRYLSPVFRYDANGNIYDIRSVALTNRHNLLTPALNRELNQPLEASTMDLAQFLAALATALNSEISTPEQALTAIQKQNTDLQTARNAEAQPDLSKFVPVETHEVVLQRAMNAEQKLTDNLQTALNAEIDTAIEDAVAQGKIAPANKEFYRTACNAEGGLDKFREFAKSAPVVAAPSDLDGKTPGEHKTALNAEAQKIADAFGNTAEDLKTYGA; encoded by the coding sequence ATGAAAAAACAAATCCCGCTTTTACATATCGCGCTCAACGCAGAGCAATCAAACCTGTCTTTAGAGACAGCGCTTTGTTTTGAATTGCCTGAAGACGGCACCATCCCGGAATGGGTGCCACTTATCCCCGTGGGCGAAGTGCTTGGCCGTGACGGTCGCAAATGGCAAAACAAAAATCCAACCGCCGTTATTGGTTACACCGTTGCTAGCAATCGCGAGCAACCTCTCGACTACGAACACAGCACCGAGCTAAAAGCCCCTAAGGGCGAAGAAGCCCCAGCTGCTGGTTGGTTCAAAGAATACCGTGTCTCGAATGGTCATATCGAAGGCCGTTTGGTGCTAAACCCACGCGGCTTGGCCTCGGTTCAAAATCGCGAATACCGCTATCTATCCCCGGTATTCCGCTACGACGCCAATGGCAACATCTACGACATCCGCAGTGTCGCCCTAACGAATCGCCACAACCTTTTAACACCAGCCCTTAATCGCGAACTAAACCAACCTTTGGAGGCATCCACTATGGATCTCGCACAATTTCTTGCCGCATTAGCGACCGCTCTAAATTCTGAAATCAGCACGCCAGAGCAAGCTCTGACCGCTATTCAAAAGCAAAACACTGACCTGCAAACCGCTCGCAATGCCGAAGCGCAGCCAGACCTCAGTAAATTTGTGCCGGTAGAAACCCACGAAGTTGTATTGCAACGCGCCATGAACGCCGAGCAAAAGCTAACAGACAATCTGCAAACCGCACTAAATGCCGAGATCGATACCGCCATCGAAGACGCCGTCGCCCAGGGAAAAATCGCCCCAGCGAATAAAGAATTTTATCGAACGGCATGCAATGCCGAAGGTGGCCTAGATAAATTCCGCGAGTTCGCCAAGTCGGCCCCTGTGGTTGCAGCACCGTCCGATCTGGATGGCAAAACCCCCGGCGAACACAAAACCGCACTAAACGCAGAAGCGCAAAAGATCGCCGACGCCTTTGGCAACACCGCAGAAGACTTAAAAACATACGGCGCTTAA
- a CDS encoding phage minor head protein translates to MPDYRFPANPPEAVLAWFRAKGLKPSFDYREVWAEEHAQAFTVAKAMRMDVLTTIREALDQALAEGKTLEQFRKELTPTLQKLGWWGRADVVDPTTGEVINAQLGSPRRLKKIYATNMKVARAAGQWERIERRKKTHPYLVYELGPSENHRAQHVAWAGIILRADDPFWQTHYPPNGWGCKCRVRQINQREYDKLVDTGKYTTTAPRITKKEWINDRTGEALQVPIGIDPGWDYNPGMHRAKALADNADRSAAELKKAAQKPAPKASPTLPPDSVLSTAKNVTQAGIDQVLSELPNSQVQVAKVAEFLNRRPIKTLMIKQTEMGTGKTAYALKDKVGKFLGLDNAWGAYNTRKVSQVNGFTYQQGEHVVVKVKATDNLLKTDIDAMKKSVSLAIETERTAASVSEPLLKRWTITETYEKTAAAKSPGQVITWLHELGHQVHFWAGTPRVPGALKDTYLTRYANTNNHEWHAEHFTAWVIDRDALAGWNLEVAEYFDRMVDNAIGWQYNKGKRNP, encoded by the coding sequence ATGCCCGACTACCGTTTCCCCGCCAACCCGCCCGAAGCCGTCCTAGCGTGGTTTCGCGCCAAAGGTTTAAAGCCATCATTCGACTACCGCGAAGTCTGGGCAGAAGAACACGCCCAAGCCTTTACCGTCGCCAAAGCCATGCGCATGGATGTGCTCACAACCATCCGCGAGGCGCTAGACCAAGCCCTAGCGGAGGGCAAAACCCTAGAACAGTTTCGCAAAGAGCTAACCCCCACATTGCAAAAACTCGGTTGGTGGGGCCGTGCTGATGTAGTCGACCCAACGACAGGCGAAGTTATCAATGCTCAACTTGGCAGCCCGCGTCGCCTTAAAAAGATCTACGCAACGAACATGAAAGTGGCCCGCGCCGCAGGCCAGTGGGAGCGCATAGAGCGCCGCAAAAAAACACACCCGTACCTAGTTTATGAACTAGGCCCATCAGAAAACCACCGCGCCCAGCACGTCGCATGGGCTGGCATCATCCTGCGCGCCGACGATCCGTTCTGGCAAACGCATTACCCGCCTAACGGCTGGGGCTGCAAATGCCGCGTGCGCCAAATCAACCAACGCGAATACGACAAGCTCGTCGATACCGGCAAATACACAACAACCGCGCCGCGCATTACCAAAAAAGAATGGATCAACGACCGCACCGGTGAAGCACTGCAAGTGCCCATTGGCATCGACCCCGGCTGGGACTACAACCCCGGCATGCACCGCGCTAAAGCGCTGGCGGATAATGCAGACCGATCAGCAGCCGAATTAAAAAAAGCAGCCCAAAAGCCAGCGCCAAAAGCATCGCCAACATTGCCGCCCGACTCAGTGCTTAGCACCGCAAAAAACGTAACACAGGCAGGCATTGATCAAGTGCTAAGTGAGCTGCCAAACTCACAAGTGCAAGTGGCCAAGGTTGCAGAGTTTTTAAACCGTCGCCCAATCAAAACATTAATGATCAAGCAAACAGAAATGGGCACCGGCAAAACCGCCTATGCTCTTAAAGATAAGGTGGGTAAATTTTTAGGGTTAGACAATGCGTGGGGTGCGTACAATACGCGCAAGGTCAGTCAAGTTAACGGCTTTACTTATCAGCAAGGCGAGCACGTTGTTGTTAAGGTTAAAGCGACAGATAACTTGCTAAAGACAGATATAGATGCTATGAAAAAGAGTGTATCTTTAGCAATTGAAACAGAGCGAACTGCTGCATCAGTTTCCGAGCCATTACTTAAACGTTGGACTATCACCGAGACTTACGAAAAAACAGCCGCAGCAAAAAGCCCTGGGCAAGTCATAACATGGCTGCACGAGCTAGGGCATCAGGTACATTTTTGGGCGGGCACGCCAAGAGTGCCAGGCGCGTTAAAAGACACATACTTAACACGTTACGCAAACACGAATAACCACGAGTGGCACGCTGAGCACTTTACCGCTTGGGTGATAGACCGCGATGCACTCGCAGGCTGGAATTTAGAAGTGGCCGAATACTTCGACCGCATGGTCGATAACGCCATAGGCTGGCAATACAATAAAGGCAAACGTAACCCATGA
- a CDS encoding phage tail tape measure protein, translating into MNELRTSVVIDLAGNLTQRAQQYGRSLSGFSQRGQRDLGRMSLAAQSAGRSLDNLAGRTAAVVAGAGAAYVGVRQVVDSAQLDKKLINIRQTAGATAEQAADLRKELFLMAQQTGQSLDSLLGGFNNLIQAGLSWNEALATTQAINPAMAVTGARAEVLSSALTVAAEAFDFDLSKAETSVDILDRMTKAGRLGNAELEDLSAIFARVGVNAKASGLEFDQTLGLIERLSQTEKNPERLATLVDSTLRIFTNQKYLDKAAQATGVTFYNAEDERRAALDVLDDIAAGYQKFKTDAQRDQGLSLAFGEVDLDTMRGLRVLLSGDTLNQARQMSAEIANAGGTIGKDLPDAVANSVDQVARLKSALKKAADGFSEPINSTIENAIKNLIDKKEDGGLDLTGGELLAGGAAGLITTALLLKGGGKLLSKIGAGVGAGVATGKVLEEMAGVQPVYVVNMPGGFGGMGGLPGITDAVIKSGKGGLLRSAATMGATRLLPLAAAGGAGYWFGSNVVAPHVQGTDAGNEIGKITAQMMAALGNKNAKQSLESDSTYDPAYNSSNSRSRQRAHLKIEVSDDRIRVKSPNAENMDIDVSGSSMLTGGA; encoded by the coding sequence ATGAACGAACTACGCACTAGTGTCGTCATCGACTTAGCAGGCAACTTAACCCAACGAGCGCAGCAATATGGCCGCTCGTTGTCGGGTTTTAGTCAGCGCGGTCAGCGTGACCTTGGCCGCATGAGTTTGGCTGCACAAAGCGCTGGTCGTAGTTTAGATAACTTAGCCGGTCGCACCGCTGCCGTGGTGGCTGGTGCCGGTGCGGCGTATGTCGGTGTTCGCCAGGTAGTGGACTCAGCCCAGTTAGATAAAAAATTAATTAATATTCGTCAAACCGCAGGCGCAACCGCAGAGCAAGCGGCAGACCTTCGTAAAGAATTATTTTTAATGGCGCAGCAAACAGGTCAGTCATTAGATTCGTTGTTAGGTGGTTTTAATAATTTAATTCAAGCGGGTCTTAGCTGGAACGAGGCATTAGCAACCACTCAAGCAATCAACCCTGCAATGGCCGTCACTGGGGCGCGGGCAGAAGTATTATCCAGTGCATTAACCGTGGCCGCCGAGGCGTTCGATTTTGATTTATCCAAAGCTGAGACATCGGTTGATATTCTGGATCGCATGACAAAAGCGGGCCGCTTAGGCAATGCCGAGTTAGAAGATCTGTCCGCAATTTTTGCGCGTGTCGGCGTTAACGCTAAGGCATCAGGATTGGAGTTTGATCAAACCCTCGGCTTAATCGAGCGATTGTCGCAAACAGAAAAGAATCCAGAGCGCTTAGCAACACTGGTCGATTCAACGCTGCGCATATTTACTAATCAAAAGTATTTAGACAAAGCAGCACAAGCAACCGGCGTTACGTTTTACAATGCCGAAGACGAACGCCGAGCCGCACTCGATGTACTGGATGACATCGCAGCGGGTTATCAAAAATTCAAAACCGATGCTCAGCGCGATCAAGGCCTAAGCTTGGCATTTGGCGAGGTGGATTTAGACACTATGCGTGGCCTGCGCGTATTACTAAGCGGCGACACGTTAAACCAAGCCCGCCAAATGAGCGCAGAAATAGCCAACGCCGGTGGCACGATTGGAAAGGATTTACCAGATGCAGTTGCTAACTCGGTAGACCAAGTGGCGCGTTTAAAATCTGCATTAAAGAAAGCAGCAGATGGTTTTTCAGAGCCGATTAACTCGACAATTGAAAATGCAATAAAGAATTTAATCGATAAAAAAGAAGATGGTGGATTAGATCTAACTGGCGGGGAATTATTAGCCGGAGGTGCCGCAGGACTTATAACAACCGCTCTACTTTTAAAGGGCGGTGGTAAGTTGCTTAGTAAAATTGGCGCAGGAGTTGGTGCGGGTGTCGCTACGGGTAAAGTACTAGAAGAAATGGCCGGTGTTCAGCCTGTGTATGTCGTTAATATGCCCGGCGGTTTTGGTGGTATGGGTGGACTCCCTGGCATTACCGATGCAGTTATAAAAAGTGGCAAAGGCGGATTATTACGCAGTGCCGCCACAATGGGCGCTACTCGTTTATTGCCATTAGCTGCCGCCGGTGGTGCTGGCTATTGGTTTGGCTCTAACGTTGTTGCGCCTCATGTACAAGGCACGGACGCAGGAAATGAAATCGGTAAAATAACCGCGCAAATGATGGCAGCACTTGGCAATAAAAACGCTAAACAATCACTAGAAAGTGATTCAACTTATGACCCAGCGTATAACAGTTCCAACAGCCGTAGTCGGCAACGAGCTCATTTAAAAATCGAAGTCTCTGACGACCGCATTCGCGTCAAATCCCCTAACGCCGAAAACATGGACATCGACGTCAGTGGCTCTAGCATGCTTACGGGTGGTGCATAA
- a CDS encoding HI1506-related protein — MATPKKTTAAEEAKAKADAEAQAKAAADAEAKAKADAEAQAKAAADAEAKAKADAEAEAKADAEAEAKADAEAEAAEQVTPDFIEVATVKGVPSFRRAGFAFTQQPTLIAMDDLSEDQIAALMSEPRLVVTPIMEGAE, encoded by the coding sequence ATGGCAACTCCTAAAAAAACAACGGCAGCGGAAGAAGCAAAAGCCAAGGCAGACGCAGAAGCTCAAGCCAAAGCAGCCGCAGACGCAGAAGCAAAAGCCAAGGCAGACGCAGAAGCTCAAGCCAAAGCAGCCGCAGACGCAGAAGCAAAAGCCAAGGCAGACGCAGAAGCAGAAGCCAAGGCAGACGCAGAAGCAGAAGCCAAGGCAGACGCAGAAGCAGAAGCAGCAGAGCAAGTAACGCCCGACTTCATCGAAGTAGCAACGGTCAAAGGCGTCCCGTCATTCCGTCGCGCTGGCTTCGCGTTTACGCAACAACCAACGCTCATCGCGATGGACGATCTCTCAGAAGATCAAATCGCAGCGCTAATGAGCGAGCCGCGTTTAGTTGTAACGCCAATTATGGAAGGCGCTGAGTAA
- a CDS encoding phage virion morphogenesis protein: MSLQLNINMSQIKRLGARIQALGNIDHGELLEGIAAEVETQTRRRISEEKTAPDGTAWPEWSEDYAATRNGGQSLLESSGALIDSIESVASDDSVEIGSNLIYAAIHNLGGTEDMAPGPAGIPARQYLGFSDDNLSDLQNVVDDFVDAAIDEHLKAGAL, translated from the coding sequence ATGAGCCTGCAACTAAACATCAATATGTCACAGATCAAACGCTTGGGTGCCCGCATCCAAGCGCTGGGCAATATTGATCACGGTGAATTACTCGAAGGCATTGCGGCAGAAGTCGAAACCCAAACCCGCCGCCGCATCAGCGAAGAGAAAACCGCCCCCGACGGCACCGCATGGCCAGAATGGTCAGAAGACTACGCAGCCACCCGCAATGGCGGTCAAAGTTTATTAGAAAGCAGCGGTGCATTAATCGACAGCATCGAATCCGTAGCCAGTGACGACAGCGTAGAAATCGGCTCCAATTTAATTTATGCCGCCATTCATAACTTGGGCGGTACCGAAGACATGGCCCCAGGGCCAGCCGGAATTCCTGCCCGCCAATATCTCGGATTTTCAGACGACAACTTAAGTGACCTGCAAAACGTCGTCGACGACTTTGTCGACGCCGCAATAGACGAACATTTAAAAGCAGGTGCGCTATGA
- a CDS encoding gp436 family protein: MAYATQQNMADRYGDDQLLIVADRDNDSVVDAAVIEQALLDASAEIDTYVAAKYALPLSTVPTVLTRLCVDISMYRLAADRDIATEERRKRYEDAVYLLRRIATGEVSLGIQTPPPSSNGAVVVTSQARRFGRGKKLL, encoded by the coding sequence ATGGCTTACGCCACGCAGCAAAACATGGCCGACCGCTACGGCGACGATCAACTATTGATCGTCGCCGATCGCGACAACGACAGCGTGGTAGATGCCGCCGTTATCGAGCAAGCGCTACTCGATGCCAGTGCAGAAATCGACACCTACGTTGCTGCCAAATACGCATTACCGCTGTCGACTGTGCCAACCGTGCTAACGCGTTTGTGTGTCGACATCAGCATGTATCGCCTTGCCGCTGATCGCGACATCGCAACCGAAGAGCGCCGCAAGCGCTATGAAGATGCAGTGTATTTGTTGCGCCGCATTGCAACCGGCGAAGTGTCTTTGGGTATTCAAACACCGCCACCAAGCTCTAACGGTGCGGTCGTAGTAACAAGCCAAGCGCGCCGTTTTGGGCGTGGCAAAAAGCTGCTTTAA
- a CDS encoding Mu-like prophage major head subunit gpT family protein, producing MLINIANLGQIFTNIKATFSKAYEATPSLWDKIAMKVTSTTSVEDYAWLNNFPKMREWIGEKFVKSLESNKYSLKNKPYEATIEVGKHAIADDQIGFIGPQAQGAGYSAKQWPDELVFDAVNKGTSTICHDGQYFFDTDHPVGDTSVSNKYNLALSIATQAAAIASYGAVRTAMKSQRDEEGRPLNVNPNVLLVSTNLDDTANALMTVDRLEDGKPNLYKGTAEVVVAPWLDDDTWYLLDTSKPVKPFVFQEREKPVMVSQTDIKSDAVFRTGMFLFGAEARGAAGYGFWQLAFKGK from the coding sequence ATGCTAATCAACATAGCGAACCTTGGTCAGATATTTACCAATATCAAGGCAACATTCAGTAAGGCTTACGAAGCGACGCCGTCCTTGTGGGACAAGATCGCAATGAAAGTGACCTCAACAACCAGTGTTGAAGATTACGCCTGGTTAAATAACTTTCCTAAAATGCGCGAATGGATTGGCGAGAAATTCGTTAAGTCGCTGGAAAGCAATAAGTACAGCTTAAAAAACAAGCCGTACGAAGCGACCATCGAGGTCGGCAAACACGCAATTGCCGACGACCAAATCGGGTTTATTGGGCCGCAGGCACAAGGTGCGGGTTACTCTGCCAAGCAATGGCCAGATGAATTGGTATTTGATGCTGTGAATAAAGGCACATCGACGATCTGTCACGACGGCCAGTATTTCTTCGATACAGACCACCCAGTGGGCGATACCTCTGTCAGCAATAAATATAACTTAGCGCTAAGTATCGCTACCCAAGCCGCTGCAATTGCATCCTACGGCGCAGTGCGCACAGCCATGAAAAGCCAGCGCGACGAAGAAGGCCGCCCGCTTAACGTCAATCCAAATGTCTTGCTGGTATCAACTAATTTGGACGATACCGCCAACGCACTAATGACCGTCGACCGCTTAGAAGATGGCAAGCCAAACTTGTACAAAGGCACAGCCGAGGTTGTTGTCGCTCCTTGGTTGGATGACGATACCTGGTATCTGCTCGACACCTCCAAACCTGTTAAGCCATTTGTATTCCAAGAGCGCGAAAAGCCAGTCATGGTCAGCCAAACCGACATTAAGTCTGATGCAGTATTCCGTACCGGCATGTTCCTCTTTGGTGCCGAAGCTCGCGGCGCGGCAGGTTACGGATTCTGGCAGCTGGCCTTTAAAGGCAAGTAA